A window from Lampris incognitus isolate fLamInc1 chromosome 5, fLamInc1.hap2, whole genome shotgun sequence encodes these proteins:
- the LOC130112924 gene encoding somatostatin-like receptor F_48D10.1, which translates to MEIPEQTGGALFSVDLNSTSLFTSSLSSPFLLFSNVSSNFSTQSVPFQGSSTLVTAVISLTVFVLGMTGNTLAIYVVLRYAKMKTVTNIYIFNLAVADELYIVGLPFLTTQNVLSYWPFGSFLCRVVMTADSMNQFTSIFCLTVMSIDRYLAVVHPISSTKWRHPRMAKVVSVAVWAVSFVVVLPVVFFSDVQDTFNSCNMIWPEPKDVWSTAFILYTATLGFFGPLLVISVCYLLIIVKVKSAGARVGFTKRRRSERKATRMVVVIVVVFVFCWLPFFIINIVNLVVIIPESSVTAGIYFFSVILSYANSCANPLLYGFLSDNFKQSFKKVLCVRSLRRKTNGVEDEDHSAPRTEKILTQESSFLSPHNPNYPNPQCGQGVQLEAAPNPEVELSPSGLTMVSPQPRASTTSHAVMAVLHSSSAAHCSPSSGLGIGSSIANVTSTVTSKAAFMVITAEPSTFAAVTNNPSLASVGRQQPGK; encoded by the exons ATGGAGATTCCAGAGCAAACAGGTGGGGCCCTGTTTTCAGTGGACCTCAACTCAACCTCTCTATTCACGTCTTCCCTCTCTTCACCCTTTCTGCTCTTCTCCAACGTGTCCTCTAACTTTTCAACGCAGAGTGTTCCTTTCCAGGGCAGCAGCACCCTGGTGACAGCAGTCATCTCCTTAACGGTCTTTGTGTTGGGGATGACCGGGAACACGCTGGCCATCTACGTGGTGCTGCGCTACGCCAAAATGAAGACCGTCACCAACATCTACATCTTCAACCTGGCCGTGGCCGACGAGCTCTATATTGTAGGGCTTCCCTTCCTCACCACGCAGAATGTGCTCTCCTACTGGCCCTTCGGCTCCTTTCTGTGCCGAGTTGTCATGACGGCGGACTCCATGAACCAGTTTACGTCCATCTTCTGCCTGACGGTGATGTCCATCGACCGCTACCTGGCCGTGGTTCATCCCATCAGCAGCACCAAGTGGCGACACCCCCGTATGGCCAAGGTGGTGAGCGTAGCTGTGTGGGCCGTGTCCTTTGTGGTGGTCCTTCCCGTTGTCTTCTTCTCAGATGTCCAG GACACATTTAACTCCTGTAACATGATCTGGCCCGAGCCCAAGGACGTGTGGTCCACAGCCTTCATCCTCTACACCGCCACGCTCGGCTTCTTTGGACCGCTGCTCGTCATTTCCGTTTGTTACCTGCTCATCATTGTCAAG GTGAAGTCCGCAGGGGCAAGGGTCGGCTTCACTAAGCGCCGCCGTTCGGAGCGCAAGGCGACGCGGATGGTGGTGGTGATCGTGGTGGTGTTTGTGTTTTGCTGGCTGCCTTTCTTCATCATAAACATAGTCAACCTGGTGGTCATCATCCCGGAGTCCAGCGTCACCGCTGGCATCTATTTCTTCTCTGTCATCCTGTCATACGCCAACTCTTGCGCCAACCCGCTGCTGTATGGCTTCCTGTCCGACAACTTCAAGCAGAGCTTCAAAAAG GTGCTGTGTGTGAGGAGCCTGAGACGCAAGACCAATGGTGTAGAGGACGAGGATCACAGTGCCCCTCGCACTGAGAAGATCCTCACACAGGAAAGCTCCTTCCTGTCTCCCCATAATCCCAATTACCCCAATCCTCAATGTGGCCAG GGTGTCCAGTTGGAGGCTGCCCCTAACCCAGAGGTGGAGCTGAGCCCCTCAGGGCTGACAATG GTGTCTCCTCAACCTCGAGCCTCAACTACCTCTCACGCTGTGATGGCGGTCCTGCACTCTTCTTCCGCTGCTCATTGCTCTCCCTCCTCTGGCCTGGGAATTGGATCCAGCATTGCCAATGTAACCTCCACAGTGACCTCCAAGGCAGCCTTCATGGTGATCACAGCCGAGCCGTCCACTTTTGCTGCCGTGACTAACAACCCCTCCTTAGCCTCCGTAGGCCGACAGCAACCCGGCAAGTGA